A part of Chanodichthys erythropterus isolate Z2021 chromosome 4, ASM2448905v1, whole genome shotgun sequence genomic DNA contains:
- the ints7 gene encoding integrator complex subunit 7, with translation MSLSAARSFLSEAAYGEQELDANSALMELDKGLRSCKLGEQCEAVVLFPKLFQKYPFPILINSAFLKLADIFRLGNNFLRLCVLKVTQLSEKHLEKILNVDEFVKRVFSVIHSNDPVARAITLRMLGSLASIIPERKNAHHSIRQSLDSHDNVEVEAAIFAAASFSSHSKDFAAGICNKISEMIQGLDTPVELKLKLIPMLQHMHHDASLASCSRELLQELVSSYPSTAMLIVTLHTFTQLATSSLVDIPEQIRLLLQYLKEDPRKAVKRLAIQDLKLLAKKAPHLWTRKNIQVLCECALSTPYNSLKLGMLSVLSTLSSTIAIKHYFSPNTGEASPAPRHTDLVKLAQECCYHSNLAVAAHGITVLTSIAVSCPEKEVIQLEQETVMGMESLILLCSQDDSKTAQATLQTALTSLVKMLKSCPHLSQSSVDLLLGQLHCACDSARVLMCQALAAIATQQPVLAEGMLGDLLDLFRVASHRTSEKQQELLVSLATVLFVASQASLSSEVKTVIRQQLENVANGWTVYRIARQASRMGCHDFSRELYQSLRTRVASEHFYFWLNSLMEFSQAEQCLSGLSDGDYSAAMSAISEALKSYQKGIASLTAASTPLSPLTFQCEFVKLRIDTLQALSQLICTCNSLKTSPPPAIATTIALSSGSDLQRCGRISTQMKLSMDEFRSLAARYADLYQSSFDADYATLRNVELQQQSCLLVSYVIEALIIDPQTASFQEFGTHGSVLAESEYELRMLAVFNHVLEEVENLSRKHPPVSYLHTGCLCDAVIAILKVPLSFQRYFFQKLQSTSIKLALSPSPRTPNEPIPVQNNQQLTLKVEGVVQHGSTPGLFRKIQAVCLKVSSTLQSKPGSDFKIPIDSKTNEIEQKVEPHNDYFSTQFLLNFSILGTHVVTVEASVVDTSGIEWKTGPKTTVSVKSLEDPYSQQLRHQLQQQQQQQQTGPQPGPQRNICARFQ, from the exons ATGTCGCTGTCCGCAGCGCGCTCGTTTCTGTCGGAGGCTGCTTACGGCGAGCAGGAGCTGGACGCCAATTCAGCGCTGATGGAGCTTGATAAAG GTTTAAGGTCTTGTAAACTGGGCGAGCAATGTGAAGCCGTGGTCCTTTTCCCCAAACTCTTTCAGAAGTATCCCTTTCCCATCCTCATCAACTCTGCCTTCCTGAAACTGGCAGACATCTTTAGACTTGG GAACAACTTTCTGCGACTCTGTGTGCTGAAGGTTACACAGCTGAGCGAGAAACACCTGGAGAAGATCCTAAATGTGGATGAGTTTGTCAAAAGAGTGTTTTCTGTCATCCATAGCAATGATCCTGTTGCCAGAGCAATAACTCTCag GATGTTGGGAAGCTTAGCTTCCATTATTCCAGAGAGGAAAAATGCCCACCATAGTATCCGGCAAAGTCTGGACTCTCATGATAATGTTGAAGTAGAAGCGGCTATTTTTGCAGCTGCTAGTTTCTCATCACACTCTAA agATTTTGCTGCAGGGATTTGCAACAAGATTAGTGAAATGATTCAAG GATTGGATACTCCAGTGGAGCTGAAGCTGAAGTTGATTCCGATGCTGCAGCACATGCACCATGACGCCAGTCTGGCCTCTTGCAGCAGAGAGTTACTCCAGGAGCTGGTGTCCTCCTACCCATCCACAGCCATGCTTATCGTCACTCTACACACCTTCACCCAGCTGGCCACCTCCTCACTCGTCGATATCCCTGAGCAG ATTCGTCTTCTTCTCCAGTACTTGAAGGAGGACCCCAGAAAAGCAGTGAAAAGACTCGCCATTCAGGATCTCAAGCTCTTGGCTAAAAAAGCTCCTCACTTGTGGACCAGGAAGAACATACAG GTGTTATGTGAGTGCGCTCTCAGCACCCCGTACAACAGTCTGAAGCTGGGAATGCTGTCTGTCCTCTCCACACTATCTAGTACCATCGCTATTAAACACTACTTCAGCCCTAATACAG GTGAGGCGTCTCCAGCACCCCGTCACACTGACCTGGTGAAGCTGGCTCAGGAGTGCTGTTACCATAGTAACCTGGCAGTGGCAGCCCATGGAATCACTGTGTTGACCAGTATCGCTGTTTCTTGTCCAGAGAAAG AGGTGATCCAGCTGGAACAAGAAACAGTGATGGGGATGGAGTCTCTCATTCTGCTCTGCAGTCAAGATGACAGTAAAACTGCACAGGCAACACTTCAA ACGGCCCTCACCTCTTTGGTGAAGATGTTGAAGAGCTGTCCTCATCTCAGTCAgagctcagttgatctcctgcTTGGGCAGCTGCACTGCGCATGTGACTCTGCCCGGGTGCTCATGTGTCAGGCTCTGGCTGCTATTGCCACACAGCAGCCGGTGCTGGCAGAGGGAATGCTGGGAGACCTGCTGGACCTTTTCAGGGTAGCAAGTCACAGAACCTCAGAGAAACAGCAGGAGCTTCTG gtttccTTGGCAACAGTATTATTCGTCGCCAGTCAGGCCTCACTCTCGTCTGAGGTTAAGACAGTGATCAGGCAGCAGTTGGAGAATGTGGCAAATGGTTGGACTGTGTACCGCATTGCCAGACAGGCCTCCCGCATG GGCTGCCATGATTTTTCCAGGGAGTTGTACCAGAGCCTTCGTACCCGCGTCGCCTCGGAACACTTCTACTTCTGGCTGAACAGTCTGATGGAGTTCTCTCAGGCCGAGCAGTGCCTCAGtgggctttcagatggagactACAGCGCAGCCATGAGCGCCATCTCTGAAGCACTCAAATCCTACCAGAAGGGAATCGCATCTCTCACG GCTGCCAGTACACCACTGAGTCCTCTGACGTTCCAGTGTGAGTTTGTGAAGCTACGTATAGACACTCTTCAGGCGCTGTCCCAGCTCATTTGCACCTGCAACAGTCTGAAGACCAGCCCACCTCCAGCCATCGCCACCACCATCGCTCTGTCCTCAGGCAGTGACCTGCAGCGCTGCGGCCGCATTTCAACACAG ATGAAATTATCCATGGATGAATTTAGAAGTCTGGCGGCCCGCTATGCTGACCTTTATCAGTCTTCATTTGATGCTGACTATGCCACCCTCCGCAATGTTGAATT ACAACAGCAAAGCTGCTTGCTTGTATCTTATGTTATTGAGGCTTTGATAATTGATCCACAAACGGCCAG TTTCCAGGAGTTCGGCACACATGGATCAGTTCTGGCAGAGAGCGAGTATGAACTGAGAATGCTGGCTGTGTTCAATCACGTCCTGGAGGAAGTGGAAAACTTGAGCAGGAAGCACCCTCCTGTCTCTTACTTG CACACTGGCTGTCTGTGTGATGCTGTCATAGCCATTTTGAAGGTACCGCTGTCATTCCAGAGATATTTCTTCCAGAAGCTTCAGTCCACCAGCATTAAA cttgctctctctccatctcctcGTACACCCAATGAGCCAATCCCAGTGCAGAACAACCAGCAATTGACTTTAAAGGTGGAGGGGGTGGTGCAGCACGGCTCCACTCCGGGACTGTTCCGGAAGATTCAGGCTGTCTGCCTTAAAGTCAGCTCTACTTTACAGTCAAAACCAGGATCAGACTTCAAG ATTCCTATTGATTCCAAGACCAACGAGATTGAGCAGAAAGTGGAGCCTCATAATGATTACTTCAGCACACAGTTCCTGCTCAACTTCTCCATCCTGGGCACACACGTTGTCACTGTTGAAGCCTCAGTTGTAGACACCAGTGGGATCGAATGGAAGACGGGACCAAAAACCACTGTATCAGTAAAGTCTCTGGAAGACCCTTATTCCCAGCAGCTGCGACATCAgttacagcagcagcagcagcagcagcagaccGGGCCTCAGCCGGGACCCCAGAGGAACATCTGTGCCCGCTTCCAGTGA